A stretch of Fulvia fulva chromosome 4, complete sequence DNA encodes these proteins:
- a CDS encoding Vacuolar iron transporter 1: MSNHHENTWSNVCDEAFRVPSCGHLSRPYPPKPFAVKELAHIEVETASARSTPKSKKHDHRGVFIRDSIIGFADGLTVPFALTAGLSSLGSSKVVILGGLAELFAGSISMGLGAYLAAITERKHFEVEEKRERRKTRECPEAEEQEIHDILGQYGISRNASKGVLADLKMNEDMWVYFIMEMQLKLSKPCAKMAPLEGVIMGASYFLGGLLPMVPYFAIRNVSHALFASIGITAAILVVFGYTKALITGTTHRDAAWSAVQTLTIGALAAAVSYGIVHGMNESKMI, from the exons ATGTCGAACCACCACGAGAACACTTGGTCGAACGTCTGCGATGAAGCGTTTCGCGTGCCATCTTGTGGTCACCTGTCTCGACCATACCCGCCAAAGCCGTTTGCAGTGAAGGAACTCGCGCACATAGAAGTCGAAACTGCGTCTGCAAGATCCACGCCAAAGTCCAAGAAGCACGATCATCGCGGCGTGTTCATCAGGGACAGTATTATTGGCTTTGCAGATGGCCTAACAGTGCCGTTCGCGCTGACAGCCGGCCTGTCCTCACTCGGATCGTCGAAAGTTGTCATCCTCGGTGGCTTGGCAGAGCTCTTCGCAGGCTCGATCTCGATGGGTCTGGGTGCGTATCTTGCTGCAATTACCGAGCGCAAACACTTCGAGGTCGAGGAGAAGAGGGAGCGCAGGAAGACCAGAGAGTGTCCGGAAGCTGAGGAGCAGGAAATTCATGATATCCTTGGCCAGTATGGAATCTCAAGGAATGCGTCCAAAGGTGTTCTTGCTGATTTGAAGATGAACGAAGACATGTGGGTCTAT TTCATCATGGAGATGCAGCTGAAGTTATCCAAGCCCTGTGCCAAGATGGCGCCACTGGAGGGTGTGATCATGGGTGCTTCTTATTTCCTGG GCGGTCTCCTGCCCATGGTGCCGTACTTCGCCATTCGCAACGTCAGCCATGCACTATTCGCATCCATAGGCATTACTGCTGCCATCCTGGTCGTCTTCGGCTATACCAAAGCCCTCATCACCGGCACCACGCATCGCGATGCAGCTTGGAGTGCCGTTCAGACCTTGACGATCGGTGCCTTGGCAGCGGCAGTGTCTTATGGCATCGTCCACGGCATGAACGAGTCGAAGATGATCTGA